The following proteins come from a genomic window of Methanosarcina sp. MTP4:
- a CDS encoding MBL fold metallo-hydrolase has protein sequence MEQFSFIACMPDKPGALHRAAEIITRHRGNINRIQYDRRIDQQTVFFEVTASPGAYGKIREELEKIGYLQTSLHPVAFLKFHVYLPNRPGALFELLNYITSAGSNITFLDFDDRGKHPERLVVSLNVENTELVDSLLNRLKSGYRLEILEYDTTGEKLDDTVFYLRFAQKLRVFLGDAEDEFLMRFLHDINHIAQELSNLDKDPREVFENILKVGETLNRTSGSGFYADVQRFRIRSGIELFSFQPPCGGNIYLFDTPEERVMIDSGYGIYFPDLVNMLQHYGFGDLNRIKRIYITHADADHCGAAGYFSAPSFLNRDTLKVARETSRAYGSTHQECILEEVYTKMINLFSRFNLPTNIEIFPDLPSREAYIEKRGSFPVIARFRIGGLEFEALQGLGGHMHGEVLYLCPEEGLLFPQDTLINFRSLSPERTEYNVLADYLMTSVNVDSNLARDERNALFSLISELDAELAPEGKKCIVCCGHGSVSVLENGRLLAYGSSERYGAGK, from the coding sequence ATGGAACAGTTCTCGTTTATTGCCTGCATGCCGGATAAGCCTGGAGCTTTGCACAGGGCTGCCGAGATAATCACGAGGCACAGGGGAAATATTAACAGGATCCAGTACGATAGGAGGATCGATCAACAGACTGTTTTTTTTGAAGTTACGGCTTCTCCCGGGGCCTATGGGAAAATCCGTGAGGAACTGGAAAAGATAGGCTACCTTCAGACTTCCTTGCATCCTGTTGCGTTCCTCAAGTTCCATGTTTATCTTCCTAACCGGCCCGGGGCTTTATTCGAGCTTCTCAACTACATCACCTCGGCAGGGTCCAATATCACCTTCCTGGACTTCGACGACCGCGGGAAGCACCCCGAAAGGCTGGTTGTGAGCCTGAACGTCGAGAACACGGAACTGGTAGATTCTCTCCTGAACCGGCTCAAGTCCGGGTACAGGCTCGAGATCCTGGAATACGACACCACAGGGGAAAAGCTCGACGACACGGTTTTTTATCTCCGTTTTGCCCAGAAACTGCGGGTTTTTTTGGGGGACGCTGAGGACGAGTTCCTTATGAGGTTCCTGCACGACATTAACCATATTGCCCAGGAACTTTCAAACCTGGATAAGGACCCCCGGGAAGTTTTCGAAAATATACTTAAAGTGGGGGAGACTCTGAACCGGACTTCCGGATCCGGTTTTTATGCTGATGTACAGAGGTTCCGGATTAGGAGCGGTATCGAACTCTTTAGCTTCCAGCCCCCTTGCGGAGGCAATATTTATCTCTTTGACACTCCGGAAGAGCGAGTGATGATTGATTCCGGGTATGGGATATATTTCCCTGATCTCGTGAACATGCTCCAGCACTATGGGTTCGGGGACCTGAACCGGATAAAAAGGATCTACATCACTCACGCGGACGCCGATCACTGCGGGGCTGCTGGCTACTTCTCAGCTCCCTCTTTTCTGAACCGGGATACTCTGAAAGTCGCAAGGGAAACAAGCAGGGCTTACGGTTCCACTCACCAGGAGTGTATCCTCGAAGAGGTTTATACAAAGATGATCAACCTCTTTTCTAGGTTTAATCTCCCCACTAACATCGAAATTTTCCCCGATCTCCCTTCCCGGGAAGCATATATTGAAAAAAGGGGTTCATTCCCGGTAATTGCTCGCTTCCGGATAGGGGGACTTGAGTTTGAAGCCCTTCAGGGACTTGGCGGGCACATGCACGGGGAAGTTCTCTACCTCTGTCCGGAAGAAGGGTTGCTCTTCCCCCAAGATACCCTGATAAACTTCAGGAGCCTGAGCCCGGAGCGGACCGAATACAACGTCCTGGCCGACTACCTTATGACCTCGGTAAACGTGGATAGTAACCTTGCCAGAGATGAAAGAAATGCCCTTTTCTCCCTCATCTCGGAACTTGATGCGGAACTTGCTCCGGAAGGTAAAAAGTGCATTGTCTGCTGCGGGCACGGTTCGGTTTCAGTGCTCGAGAATGGACGGCTGCTAGCATACGGGAGTTCCGAGCGATACGGGGCAGGGAAATGA
- a CDS encoding phosphatase PAP2 family protein: MFSEFDYYILQVLNSFSFLDHFMLFISLRFDYFLFLILAALFYFRGRNEALFYLSLLLVSWNLALALKPIFAVPRPEDIRFVTCTTGYSMPSGHTLMAFASAVFLHPRAGKLKLPVWIFAVLVSLSRIFIGVHYPSDVLVGALIGCLLGLLWLYVEKKLVNAGIFGKIPGSE; encoded by the coding sequence ATGTTTTCGGAATTTGATTACTACATCCTGCAGGTCCTTAATTCCTTTTCTTTCCTGGACCATTTCATGCTTTTTATAAGCCTCAGGTTCGATTACTTCCTCTTTTTGATCCTTGCAGCTCTTTTTTATTTCCGGGGGAGAAATGAAGCCCTTTTCTACCTTTCTTTACTTTTAGTCTCCTGGAACCTGGCCCTGGCACTTAAACCCATTTTTGCGGTCCCGAGGCCTGAGGATATCCGCTTTGTGACCTGCACAACCGGTTATTCCATGCCCAGTGGGCATACTTTGATGGCTTTCGCCTCTGCGGTCTTTTTACACCCCAGAGCTGGAAAGTTGAAGCTGCCTGTTTGGATTTTTGCCGTACTTGTCAGCCTGAGCAGGATCTTTATCGGGGTCCACTACCCTTCGGACGTGCTTGTGGGGGCCCTGATTGGCTGCTTACTGGGGCTGCTCTGGCTCTATGTGGAAAAAAAGCTGGTAAATGCAGGAATTTTCGGAAAGATTCCCGGGTCCGAATGA
- a CDS encoding CcmD family protein, with amino-acid sequence MGPFILAFTISWLLIFAYIFVLLKARARLNKKLM; translated from the coding sequence ATGGGTCCTTTTATTCTAGCATTCACAATCAGCTGGCTCCTTATTTTTGCATATATTTTTGTGCTGCTCAAGGCGCGTGCAAGGCTCAACAAAAAGTTAATGTAA
- a CDS encoding cytochrome c maturation protein CcmE — protein sequence MNQKKKKTLFAIAFILAVAVVGLYGVDSSGYLSVSEILSDPQAHLGQEVNAMGIVEYGSIEMVPGITLFELRDEDVENLRVRVKYTGDLPSNLAEGEKVSISGTMVSEETIEANKIVTGCPSKYTE from the coding sequence ATGAATCAGAAAAAAAAGAAAACATTATTCGCAATTGCTTTTATTCTTGCCGTGGCCGTAGTCGGGCTTTATGGCGTTGATTCTTCAGGGTACCTCTCGGTATCCGAAATCCTTTCTGACCCCCAGGCCCACTTAGGGCAAGAAGTAAATGCAATGGGTATCGTGGAATACGGGAGCATTGAAATGGTCCCCGGGATAACCCTGTTCGAGCTCAGGGATGAGGATGTTGAAAACCTGAGGGTCCGTGTCAAATACACGGGTGACCTGCCCTCAAACCTCGCGGAAGGGGAGAAGGTTAGCATCAGCGGAACCATGGTTTCCGAGGAAACCATTGAGGCCAATAAGATTGTTACAGGGTGCCCATCCAAGTATACGGAGTAA
- a CDS encoding polyprenyl synthetase family protein, with translation MPIQVYGVIPMDIEEWEEYRYVEAGIEAFITDMEDSRLKKMVEHVCHSGGKRVRPILLLLASDVCSGSYIKSLDAALAVEMMHSASLVHDDLLDQGLIRRNLPSAPEQFGPSRALLCGDYLIAKSIELISPYGEKVVRVFGKAGMDMAEGEVLDLRLDEEEFGEEAYFECIFRKTASLFAVSALIGAYAGGADDVGAEKFSLFGKYLGTAYQIVDDLLEFLEVLEEKESKVTSETLPQIYASKMGREKAVERSIEEVEKYVRAAKEVLNTFRECPARDKLFLTTDYVTLDLLEKS, from the coding sequence GTGCCCATCCAAGTATACGGAGTAATTCCAATGGATATTGAAGAATGGGAAGAGTACAGATATGTCGAGGCCGGGATTGAAGCCTTCATTACGGATATGGAGGACTCCCGTCTGAAAAAAATGGTGGAGCATGTCTGTCATTCCGGAGGGAAAAGGGTCCGCCCTATTCTTCTCCTGCTGGCGAGTGATGTCTGTTCCGGATCTTATATAAAGAGCCTCGATGCAGCCCTCGCCGTTGAAATGATGCATTCTGCTTCTCTTGTTCACGATGACCTGCTGGACCAGGGCCTTATCCGGAGGAACTTGCCTTCGGCTCCTGAACAGTTCGGGCCTTCCCGGGCTCTCCTCTGCGGGGACTACCTTATTGCCAAGTCAATCGAGCTTATTTCTCCTTACGGGGAAAAAGTGGTCCGGGTTTTTGGGAAAGCCGGAATGGACATGGCGGAAGGGGAAGTCCTTGACCTTAGACTGGACGAAGAGGAGTTCGGGGAAGAGGCTTATTTCGAGTGCATATTCCGAAAAACGGCATCTCTTTTTGCAGTCAGTGCCTTGATAGGGGCTTATGCCGGCGGGGCAGATGATGTCGGGGCCGAGAAGTTTTCCCTCTTCGGGAAGTATCTGGGAACTGCGTACCAGATTGTAGATGACCTGCTGGAGTTCCTTGAGGTGCTTGAAGAAAAGGAGTCAAAAGTTACGTCCGAAACCCTACCCCAGATCTACGCTTCGAAGATGGGCCGGGAAAAAGCCGTAGAGCGGTCTATCGAAGAAGTAGAAAAATATGTCCGGGCAGCAAAAGAAGTCCTTAATACCTTCAGGGAATGCCCTGCAAGGGATAAGCTCTTCCTGACTACTGATTATGTGACACTTGACCTGCTTGAAAAATCCTGA
- a CDS encoding radical SAM protein, translated as MRVYDSPVLKVNASTENGKMVLDTEGPLSQLAKPFIKRINGIFEEEKPISANEDEIIFSTWVPPIPGPVFSRVISAEIAAIRKKRVPDQFSIGITARCPNRCLHCGAADIKPEKELTVDEICGAVDQSLDLGAYLVSFDGGETMLRNDLVDMVARVDKSRAIATCFTSGYKLSEERAEALKAAGLYAARISLDSPFKAEHDRFRGREGAYEDAISGIKNAKAAGIFTDMFVVVSPHNIDDLDDFYSLAVDLGMHEVSIYEIIAVGRWLDHEDEVIGEKDVKRLEKFQKAMNSKPEGPRVTAFPYFMGPDLFGCFAGKRWMHVASDGEVMPCAYTPLSFGNICEEPLEAIWKRMGKHIAYKKDASYCMMRNPEFRNEYIHTIPKGARIPFRVK; from the coding sequence ATGCGAGTATATGACAGTCCGGTGCTCAAAGTAAATGCCAGTACAGAAAACGGAAAAATGGTGCTTGATACGGAGGGGCCTCTCTCCCAGCTTGCTAAGCCCTTCATCAAGCGCATTAACGGGATCTTTGAAGAAGAAAAACCCATCTCTGCGAATGAGGATGAAATTATTTTCTCTACATGGGTCCCCCCTATTCCGGGTCCGGTCTTCAGCCGGGTAATCAGTGCGGAAATTGCGGCTATCAGGAAGAAAAGGGTCCCTGACCAGTTCTCAATAGGGATCACTGCCCGCTGTCCGAACCGCTGTCTCCACTGTGGGGCTGCAGATATCAAGCCTGAAAAAGAGCTCACAGTGGACGAGATCTGCGGGGCTGTGGATCAGAGCCTGGATCTCGGAGCCTATCTCGTTTCCTTTGATGGCGGGGAGACCATGCTTCGAAATGATCTCGTTGACATGGTTGCTCGTGTGGACAAGTCCCGGGCAATTGCAACCTGCTTTACTTCCGGCTACAAGCTTTCCGAAGAGCGGGCAGAAGCGCTCAAAGCCGCAGGGCTCTATGCTGCCCGGATCAGCTTGGACAGTCCTTTCAAAGCTGAACATGACCGTTTCCGCGGACGTGAAGGAGCATACGAGGACGCAATTTCCGGAATCAAAAATGCAAAGGCTGCGGGAATCTTTACGGACATGTTTGTTGTAGTTTCCCCTCACAATATTGACGACCTGGATGATTTCTACTCGCTCGCAGTTGACCTGGGCATGCATGAGGTCTCTATCTATGAGATCATCGCTGTTGGCCGCTGGCTTGATCACGAGGATGAGGTAATAGGTGAAAAGGATGTAAAAAGGCTCGAAAAATTCCAGAAAGCAATGAATAGCAAGCCTGAGGGGCCCAGAGTAACGGCTTTCCCTTATTTCATGGGGCCTGACCTCTTCGGGTGCTTTGCGGGCAAGCGCTGGATGCATGTAGCTTCGGACGGAGAGGTAATGCCCTGTGCTTACACACCTCTTTCCTTTGGGAACATCTGTGAGGAACCTCTGGAGGCAATCTGGAAACGCATGGGGAAACACATCGCTTACAAAAAGGATGCCTCATACTGCATGATGCGAAATCCCGAGTTTCGGAATGAGTATATCCACACTATCCCCAAAGGGGCAAGGATTCCTTTCAGAGTTAAATAA
- the ahaH gene encoding ATP synthase archaeal subunit H gives MAKNELLSEIKKAEENAKSVVDQAIDSKNKRISDARAEAREILRQAEIDSHKAAQDSFKAGDEKILEEKNHIVNDGEQNALAMSQKAQANIDNSVNYLVQEFERAVLNE, from the coding sequence ATGGCTAAAAATGAACTCTTATCTGAAATAAAAAAAGCAGAAGAGAATGCGAAATCAGTGGTCGACCAGGCTATTGATTCCAAAAACAAGCGCATCTCCGATGCTAGGGCTGAAGCCAGGGAGATCCTGAGGCAAGCCGAAATTGATTCACATAAAGCTGCACAAGATTCTTTTAAAGCTGGTGATGAAAAGATCCTGGAAGAGAAAAATCATATAGTCAATGATGGTGAGCAAAACGCATTAGCCATGTCCCAAAAAGCTCAAGCTAACATCGACAATTCCGTCAATTACCTAGTACAGGAGTTTGAGAGGGCGGTCCTTAATGAGTAG
- a CDS encoding V-type ATP synthase subunit I: MSRPKVMTRAVIVGHKSILKQTIEALYDTNLFHIEDFVEDESGFKIDKPFENAEDVSKKLVKIRSIANYLGIASNEPVVQKSDTVLRELDSKLDELDRGISEKTELIIQLENELKDLDSQKKELLPFLSINLDFDYFRGYESIKVFAGTIKGSLEESQISSITKAFELYVDPQSKSIVLFVAKTDADRVYELIQSLGFRELRVPERGGVPSETLRLIEQKEAEVGKKIESTKAGIDSMKSKYADFILASDEVLSIESEKAELPLKIATSANAFIIDGWTPSEDYDTVVSAVNSATAGKAYISKLEIEEEEEERVPVEYNNSAVVAPMQEIMDLYSRPKYTELDPSSVLLITFPLMYGLILGDIGYALILGILALAIKKAVKSEAVQPLMNILIYCQISTFIFGIIYGEFLGFSLASLHTAHGVVPGLIPGWETVTLFTGLSGEHVTFPVHRTHMIMTMIGATVTVGLLHLNLGFLLGFSNIARHHGFMHGLLEKGSWIIIEIGVLIAAVGILGGNSILTYVGAAVFVIAVLMLLKGEGIQGVVELPSLMGNALSYSRIIAVGLSSIYIASTVNDIAFEMIWSDHSQIGFLAIAAIIVFILGHGLNTVLSIIAPGLHALRLQYVEFFGKFYSGGGIVYNPFGYIRKYTEE, encoded by the coding sequence ATGAGTAGACCTAAAGTGATGACTAGGGCCGTTATTGTCGGACATAAAAGCATCCTTAAACAAACCATCGAAGCACTGTATGATACTAATCTATTTCACATCGAAGATTTTGTTGAAGACGAATCTGGTTTCAAGATCGACAAGCCATTCGAAAACGCTGAAGATGTCTCTAAAAAGCTTGTAAAGATCCGTTCCATCGCCAATTATTTGGGGATTGCAAGTAATGAACCGGTAGTCCAGAAATCTGACACTGTTCTGCGTGAACTTGATTCGAAGCTAGATGAATTGGACAGGGGAATCTCTGAAAAAACAGAATTAATCATTCAACTCGAGAACGAGTTGAAAGACCTGGATTCCCAGAAAAAGGAACTTTTACCTTTCCTGTCTATCAATCTGGACTTTGACTATTTCCGTGGCTACGAGAGCATTAAGGTTTTCGCAGGCACAATCAAGGGTAGCTTGGAAGAGAGTCAGATTTCAAGCATCACAAAGGCTTTTGAACTGTACGTTGACCCTCAATCAAAATCAATAGTACTGTTTGTGGCCAAGACTGATGCCGACAGAGTCTACGAGTTAATCCAGAGTCTTGGATTCAGAGAACTCAGAGTTCCGGAAAGAGGTGGTGTCCCAAGCGAGACATTAAGGTTAATCGAACAGAAGGAAGCTGAGGTCGGCAAGAAGATCGAGTCCACTAAGGCTGGAATCGACTCCATGAAGTCTAAGTATGCTGATTTCATTCTTGCCAGCGATGAGGTCCTTAGTATCGAGAGTGAGAAGGCAGAACTGCCTTTGAAAATCGCGACATCTGCAAATGCATTTATTATAGATGGCTGGACTCCCAGCGAGGACTACGACACCGTGGTCAGTGCTGTAAACAGTGCCACTGCCGGTAAGGCATACATCTCCAAACTCGAAATCGAAGAAGAGGAGGAGGAGCGTGTCCCGGTCGAGTACAACAACTCGGCGGTAGTTGCACCGATGCAGGAGATCATGGATCTGTATTCCAGACCCAAATACACCGAACTTGACCCATCGTCAGTACTCTTAATAACTTTCCCACTGATGTACGGTTTGATTCTCGGGGATATTGGGTACGCGCTCATTCTGGGAATACTTGCACTGGCAATCAAAAAAGCTGTAAAGTCTGAAGCAGTGCAGCCTCTTATGAATATTCTGATCTATTGTCAGATATCGACATTTATATTTGGAATAATATACGGTGAGTTCTTAGGATTCTCATTGGCAAGCTTGCATACTGCGCACGGTGTGGTTCCGGGCTTAATTCCTGGATGGGAAACCGTTACCCTATTCACAGGGCTCAGTGGCGAGCATGTGACGTTCCCTGTTCACAGGACTCACATGATAATGACTATGATTGGTGCAACTGTCACCGTAGGACTGCTTCACTTAAATCTCGGTTTTTTGCTTGGATTTTCAAACATTGCCAGGCACCATGGATTTATGCACGGGCTCCTTGAAAAAGGCAGTTGGATCATAATAGAGATCGGTGTACTTATAGCAGCTGTAGGAATACTCGGCGGCAATTCTATCCTGACATACGTTGGAGCTGCTGTCTTTGTAATCGCTGTTTTGATGCTTCTCAAAGGAGAAGGAATTCAGGGCGTTGTTGAGTTGCCATCGCTGATGGGTAACGCGCTGTCCTATTCCCGTATCATAGCAGTAGGGCTGTCTTCAATATACATCGCATCAACAGTCAATGATATTGCATTTGAAATGATCTGGTCTGATCACTCTCAGATTGGTTTCTTAGCAATAGCCGCAATAATCGTGTTTATACTCGGGCATGGTCTGAACACTGTCCTGAGTATTATTGCTCCCGGATTGCACGCACTCAGGTTGCAGTATGTAGAATTCTTCGGAAAATTCTACTCTGGCGGGGGCATAGTATACAACCCATTCGGATACATAAGAAAATACACGGAGGAATAA
- a CDS encoding ATP synthase yields the protein MVGAELVSGPILDAAGMKALGAALAITVTGLASAWAEKEIGTAAIGAMAENEGLFGKGLILTVIPETIVIFGLVASLLINSA from the coding sequence ATGGTAGGAGCAGAATTAGTATCAGGTCCTATTCTGGACGCAGCAGGAATGAAGGCACTCGGTGCAGCACTCGCAATCACAGTAACTGGTCTTGCATCTGCATGGGCAGAAAAAGAGATCGGTACCGCAGCAATTGGTGCAATGGCAGAAAACGAAGGGTTATTCGGTAAGGGTCTGATCCTTACTGTCATTCCAGAAACCATCGTTATCTTCGGTCTCGTCGCTTCATTGCTTATCAATTCTGCCTAA
- a CDS encoding V-type ATP synthase subunit E, with protein MGLEIVVKDIQNGAQSEASRINAEAEAKVSEILNEAKNTHKKMLGDSLAKVEEDLQKLHQQVISSANLEVKRISLNKRKELLDAVYNQAVESIKSMPASKNEKLLKIIIDKYEASGAKVYSSKDSEELVKKLSSLTYAGNIDCIGGVVLENEDGTIRFDFTYDLILKNAYERSLKQISDILYG; from the coding sequence ATGGGACTAGAGATCGTTGTAAAGGATATCCAGAATGGTGCGCAGAGTGAAGCGTCCCGCATCAATGCTGAAGCCGAGGCGAAGGTCTCCGAGATCTTAAATGAGGCCAAGAACACCCATAAAAAGATGCTCGGAGACAGCCTGGCTAAAGTTGAAGAGGATCTCCAGAAGCTGCACCAGCAGGTTATATCCAGTGCAAATCTTGAAGTAAAAAGAATCTCGCTAAACAAGCGCAAAGAACTTCTGGATGCTGTTTATAATCAAGCCGTTGAATCAATAAAGTCGATGCCAGCTTCTAAAAACGAAAAATTGTTAAAAATTATTATCGACAAGTACGAAGCCAGCGGTGCCAAGGTTTATTCTTCAAAGGATTCTGAAGAACTTGTCAAGAAGTTATCCTCATTAACCTACGCTGGTAATATCGATTGTATCGGCGGTGTTGTTCTTGAAAATGAAGACGGAACAATAAGGTTTGATTTCACGTACGATTTAATCCTGAAAAACGCGTATGAGCGTTCATTGAAACAGATATCAGATATCTTATACGGGTGA
- a CDS encoding V-type ATP synthase subunit C, which produces MRLPYLDKIWGKKPRKSDKKKKGTSNYAYAVTRVRAMKSKLLPKETYPRLMNMGIDEITRFIQESEYKNDIDELAMKYSGADLAEHALNRNLALTYAKLLLITAGEPNYLISEYLRRYDIWNIKTLLRGKQYNASEEEILETLISAGELTYTTLSELAAMESYEEIIEALNETDYYPLLQEEYDGTNLAYIENELDKMYYSGLFGVIGKPRSKDRKLFARFIKLEVDAKNMGTLFRLKKAGVEQLDEIMPLMIEGGLELNTEKLASLPYEEFVEALRKTRYWDAISGVMVPDMDSLTGLECRLLKFSLESATTYSHVSPISIVPIMDYVIYKNNEVNNLRIIFRGKEAGLEDELIKDQLVVI; this is translated from the coding sequence ATGAGGCTGCCGTATTTGGACAAAATCTGGGGTAAAAAACCCAGAAAATCCGATAAGAAGAAAAAAGGCACTTCTAACTATGCTTATGCCGTTACCCGTGTACGCGCGATGAAAAGTAAGCTGCTTCCAAAAGAAACATATCCGCGGCTTATGAACATGGGCATTGATGAAATTACCCGCTTTATCCAGGAATCTGAGTACAAAAACGATATTGATGAACTGGCAATGAAATACAGTGGTGCAGATCTGGCAGAACATGCACTTAACAGGAATCTTGCGCTCACCTATGCAAAATTGCTTTTAATAACCGCAGGAGAACCCAATTACCTTATTTCAGAATATCTCCGGAGATATGATATCTGGAACATAAAAACCCTCCTCCGCGGGAAACAGTACAATGCATCTGAAGAGGAGATCCTGGAAACTCTGATATCTGCCGGGGAACTCACCTATACCACCCTGTCGGAACTTGCAGCAATGGAATCATATGAGGAAATTATTGAAGCCCTTAATGAGACCGATTATTACCCCCTGCTGCAGGAAGAATACGACGGGACAAACCTGGCATACATTGAAAACGAACTTGACAAGATGTATTATTCAGGTCTGTTCGGTGTAATCGGGAAACCAAGATCCAAGGACCGCAAACTCTTTGCAAGGTTCATTAAGCTGGAAGTTGATGCCAAGAACATGGGTACCCTATTCAGGCTTAAAAAAGCGGGAGTTGAGCAGCTTGATGAGATCATGCCTTTGATGATTGAGGGCGGGCTTGAATTAAACACCGAAAAACTTGCATCTCTCCCCTACGAGGAGTTCGTTGAAGCTCTTCGAAAAACGCGGTATTGGGATGCTATTTCAGGTGTAATGGTTCCTGACATGGATTCCCTGACTGGCCTGGAATGCAGACTACTGAAATTCTCTCTTGAATCTGCAACTACTTATTCGCACGTATCTCCGATCTCAATTGTGCCTATTATGGATTATGTTATCTATAAGAACAATGAGGTCAACAACCTTCGGATTATCTTCAGGGGTAAAGAGGCTGGCCTCGAAGATGAATTAATCAAAGACCAGTTGGTGGTAATCTGA
- a CDS encoding V-type ATP synthase subunit F — MELAVIGKSEFVTGFRLSGIKKIYEVADAAETESAVKEVLDDNNIGIIVMHNDDIGNLPEILMKNLNESVQPTVVALGGSGEGSTSLRDKIKQAVGVDLWK; from the coding sequence ATGGAACTAGCAGTGATCGGAAAGAGCGAGTTTGTCACAGGATTCAGGCTGTCCGGTATCAAAAAAATATATGAGGTTGCTGATGCTGCTGAGACTGAATCTGCGGTAAAAGAGGTGCTTGATGATAATAACATCGGGATTATTGTAATGCACAATGATGACATTGGTAATCTGCCGGAAATTTTAATGAAAAACTTGAACGAGTCAGTACAGCCAACAGTTGTAGCCCTTGGAGGTTCTGGCGAAGGCTCAACGAGTTTAAGAGATAAAATAAAACAAGCGGTAGGTGTTGATCTGTGGAAGTAA